A single region of the Branchiostoma lanceolatum isolate klBraLanc5 chromosome 1, klBraLanc5.hap2, whole genome shotgun sequence genome encodes:
- the LOC136447508 gene encoding clustered mitochondria protein homolog isoform X3 gives MGNICTCACWVVLREKMSRLRGRDEESRPILQEDKFDATDDHYGSINPSDSSLFSSIPDLIPESHLLTKSSEGADSQQPAPDPPSAPLIPESQQNGHVNNHHHQNGKEAARAAEDGLAVEEVAKGSPEGTKAEKDDQEVIVIQDMGFNIKVVAPGIEPFELQVSSQEMVQEIHQVLMDREDTCHRTCFSLQFEGNVLDNFAELKNIEGLQEGSVLKVVEEPYTVRESRIHMRHVRDLLKSLDPADAYNGMDCSSLSFLNVITEGDIEMKKRKRNDSDSVDCTPPDYVMPGAKDRPILPLQPISKDLKTPQCLKVLTASGWNPPPGNRKMHGDLMYLSVVTAEDKHFHFTASTRGFFVNQSTQEIFNPKPASPKCWAHSLIELLNQISPIFKRNFATLQKRRVNRHPFERIATPFQVYCWTAPQIDHTIDSVRAEDAYTSRLGYEEHIPGQTRDWNEELQTTRELSRKNLPERLLRERAIFKVHSDFVAAATRGAMAVIDGNVMAINPGEEAKMQMFIWNNIFFSLGFDVKDHYKEYGGDYAAYIAPCNDLKGVRAYNGVDIEGLYTLGTVVIDYRGYRVTAQSIIPGILEREQEQSVVYGSIDFGKSVVTNDKYLELLEKTSKPLKILPHKVINDQNEEVQIISSVECKGIVGNDGRYYVLDLLRTFPPDVNFLPMEGEELSEECKVLGFPRKHKHRLACLRQELVDAFAENRYLLFMRHAALQLMSIRQKKATTVEEEQKISKRLVAAAQGLRSPDLPPKEVNDEEENSQTKEEDPTNQSPPTTQPDGEQPSSESKAIETKESRESDVDAASREVINTACRAIGSLSDSEFDVRFNPDVFSPGVTHPNPQGDQFRKQKQLVKDAAAFLVSHQIAGFVKDCIEHSITAIDGQSLCEALHDRGINMRYVGKVANLLSQHKLLEHIHRIAVSEMICRAAKHQFKTYMQGVEMLCLSAAVSHFLNCLLSTFSNPHPQLPEDFGLNMNKKKKNKKRSRYYPIANHVDREWASLSPQDMWSNIKTEVKEYFDFSLTCDSCDSAVETYGLQKTSLLREICIKCGVQVLLREYTFDSKHRATFTEEDIINIFPIVKHVNPKATDAYHFFQSGQVKIQQGFLKEGFELINEALNLFNNVYGAMHPEIAACLRTLARLNYILGDPVEALNNQQKAVLMSERVLGIDHPNTITEYVHLALYCFANQQVSAALRLMYRARYLALVVFGEDHPEMALYDSNIGLILHGVGEIDLSLRFLENALELNKKYHGQRSLKVALNHHLLARAFSCKGDFRAALMHERETYTIYKSQLGEQHEKTKDSSECLKHLTQQAVVLQRTMNEIYKSGSQATIPPLQISPPSASSVLELINIINGIVFLPLSQKDLDRLQQRQQVLGNLAEKQAKDMPAIKEAGDQESSAPKVPEEDDAKATSDVADADDGAAR, from the exons ATGGGCAACATCtgtacgtgtgcatgttgggtTGTACTGCGAGAAAAGATGTCGAGACTAAGAGGAAGAGACGAGGAATCGCGACCGATCCTACAAGAGGACAAGTTCGATGCCACCGACGATCACTACGGTTCCATAAACCCTTCGGATTCCAGCTTGTTTAGTTCCATACCAGACCTCATTCCAGAATCACATCTTCTGACGAAATCGTCCGAAG GTGCGGACAGCCAGCAGCCTGCTCCTGACCCACCCAGCGCTCCTCTCATACCAGAGTCCCAACAGAACGGACATGtcaacaaccaccaccaccagaaCGGCAAGGAAGCCGCCAGGGCCGCGGAAGACGGCCTGGCGGTGGAAGAAGTCGCGAAGGGGTCCCCCGAGGGGACGAAGGCAGAGAAGGACGACCAGGAAGTCATCGTGATTCAGGACATGGGCTTCAACATCAAGGTCGTGGCTCCGGGGATCGAGCCGTTTGAGTTGCAG GTGAGCTCCCAGGAGATGGTACAGGAGATCCACCAGGTGCTGATGGATCGAGAGGACACCTGCCATCGCACCTGCTTCTCCCTGCAGTTCGAGGGGAACGTGCTGGACAATTTCGCTGAGCTGAAGAACATCGAGGGTCTACAGGAAGGCTCTGTGCTCAAGGTGGTGGAAG AGCCTTACACGGTACGTGAGTCGAGGATCCACATGCGTCATGTAAGGGACCTGCTGAAGTCCCTGGACCCAGCCGACGCCTACAACGGCATGGACTGTAGCTCCCTGTCCTTCCTCAATGTCATCACAGAGGGGGACATCG AAATGAAGAAGAGAAAACGCAATGACAGTGACTCAGTGGACTGCACCCCACCCGACTATGTGATGCCCGGGGCGAAGGATAGGCCAATATTACCCCTCCAACCCATCTCAAAAGACCTCAAG acgCCCCAATGTCTGAAGGTGCTAACGGCCAGTGGATGGAACCCTCCCCCAGGGAACAGGAAGATGCACGGAGACCTGATGTACCTGTCAGTCGTCACGGCAGAGGACAAACACTTTCACTTCACCGCCTCCACCAGGGGATTCTTTGTCAACCA ATCCACTCAGGAGATCTTCAACCCCAAACCAGCCAGTCCTAAGTGCTGGGCACACTCCCTCATCGAACTGCTCAACCAGATCAGCCCCATCTTCAAGAGGAATTTTGCTACACTGCAGAAGAGAAG GGTTAACAGACATCCCTTTGAGAGAATAGCCACCCCCTTCCAGGTGTACTGTTGGACTGCTCCTCAGATTGACCATACCATTGATTCTGTCAGGGCAGAAGATG CTTATACATCAAGGCTTGGATATGAAGAACACATACCAGGACAG ACCAGAGATTGGAATGAGGAACTCCAGACTACCCGGgaactgtcgcggaagaacctCCCTGAGCGACTCCTCAGGGAACGCGCCATCTTCAAGGTCCACAGCGACTTTGTTGCCGCGGCAACCCGAGGAGCTATGGCGGTGATTGACGGGAATGTGATGGCTATCAACCCAGGGGAGGAGGCCAA GATGCAGATGTTCATCTGGAACAACATCTTCTTCAGTCTGGGCTTCGACGTAAAGGACCACTACAAGGAGTACGGTGGTGACTACGCTGCCTACATCGCACCC TGTAATGATTTGAAGGGAGTGAGAGCCTACAATGGTGTGGACATCGAGGGTTTGTACACCCTGGGTACTGTAGTCATAGACTACAGGGGCTACAGGGTCACAGCACAGTCTATAATTCCAG GTATCCTGGAAAGGGAGCAGGAACAGAGTGTTGTGTACGGCTCTATCGACTTTGGCAAATCTGTAGTAACAAACGACAAATATCTAGAACTT CTGGAAAAAACTTCCAAACCTCTGAAGATTCTACCACACAA AGTAATCAATGATCAGAATGAGGAAGTACAAATCATCTCATCAGTCGAGTGTAAG GGTATTGTTGGAAATGACGGCAGGTACTACGTACTAGATCTCCTACGGACGTTCCCACCAGATGTCAACTTCCTTCCAA tggagggggaggagctGAGCGAGGAATGTAAGGTTCTAGGGTTCccacggaaacacaaacacaggctGGCCTGCCTCCGACAGGAGCTGGTGGACGCCTTCGCAGA GAACCGTTACCTACTGTTCATGAGGCATGCAGCCCTGCAACTCATGAGTATTCGGCAGAAGAAAGCAACTACAGTAGAAGAG GAACAGAAGATCTCAAAAAGGCTTGTTGCCGCTGCCCAAGGCCTCAGATCACCCGACCTCCCCCCAAAAGAAGTGAACGATGAAGAAGAGAACAGCCAGACAAAAGAAGAAGACCCCACCAATCAGTCCCCCCCAACCACTCAGCCTGATGGCGAACAACCTTCCAGTGAATCTAAAGCAATCGAAACAAAAGAGAGTCGCGAAAGTGATG TGGACGCTGCCAGTCGGGAAGTTATCAACACAGCGTGCCGTGCAATTGGTTCCTTAAGTGATTCAGAGTTTGACGTCCGCTTCAACCCTGACGTCTTCTCACCGGGTGTGACACATCCAAACCCTCAG GGTGACCAGTTTAGGAAACAGAAGCAGTTAGTCAAGGATGCTGCTGCTTTCCTGGTTTCTCATCAAATAGCAGGATTT GTGAAGGACTGCATAGAACATTCCATCACGGCCATAGATGGGCAGTCCCTGTGTGAGGCATTACATGACAG gGGCATCAACATGAGATACGTTGGCAAGGTGGCAAATCTGCTGTCACAACACAAACTTCTGGAACACATTCAT AGGATAGCTGTGTCTGAGATGATCTGCCGTGCTGCTAAACACCAGTTCAAGACGTACATGCAGGGAGTGGAGATGTTGTGTCTGTCTGCTGCAGTCTCCCACTTCCTCAACTGTCTCCTCTCAACCTTCTCCAACCCACACCCACAGCTGCCCGAGGACTTTGGG ctgaacatgaacaaaaagaagaagaacaagaagaggTCAAGGTACTACCCTATAGCAAACCATG TTGACAGAGAATGGGCCAGTCTAAGTCCCCAGGACATGTGGTCCAACATCAAGACTGAAGTCAAGGAGTATTTCGACTTTAGCCTCACCTG TGACAGTTGTGACTCAGCAGTGGAGACCTATGGCCTACAGAAGACTTCCCTCCTGAGAGAGATCTGCATCAAGTGTGGTGTGCAGGTCCTGCTGAGGGAGTACACCTTCGACTCCAAACACAGGGCCACCTTCACAGAGGAGGACATCATCAACATCTTCCCTATTGTCAAACATGTCAATCCTAAG GCGACAGATGCCTATCACTTCTTCCAGAGTGGCCAGGTCAAGATTCAACAAG GGTTCCTGAAGGAAGGTTTTGAGTTGATCAACGAGGCCCTGAACCTGTTTAACAACGTGTACGGGGCCATGCACCCCGAGATCGCCGCATGTCTGCGCACCCTGGCCAGGCTCAACTACATCCTCGGGGACCCTGTAGAG GCCTTGAATAACCAGCAGAAGGCAGTGTTGATGAGTGAGAGGGTCCTGGGTATCGACCACCCCAACACCATCACTGAATAC GTGCACCTGGCACTGTACTGCTTTGCTAACCAGCAGGTGTCAGCTGCGCTGCGGCTCATGTACCGTGCACGTTACCTGGCGCTCGTGGTGTTTGGGGAGGACCATCCCGAGATGGCGCTGTATGAT AGCAATATCGGCCTGATTCTCCATGGCGTGGGGGAGATCGACCTGTCGCTGCGCTTCCTGGAGAACGCCCTGGAGCTGAACAAGAAGTACCACGGCCAGCGCAGCCTGAAGGTCGCGCTCAACCACCACCTGCTGGCCCGCGCCTTCTCCTGTAAGGGCGACTTCCGCGCCGCGCTCATGCACGAGAGGGAGACCTACACCATCTACAAGAGCCAG ctGGGAGAGCAGCATGAGAAGACCAAGGACAGCTCTGAGTGCCTGAAGCACCTCACGCAGCAGGCAGTGGTACTGCAACGCACG ATGAATGAGATTTACAAGAGTGGGTCCCAGGCAACCATCCCACCACTTCAG ATCTCCCCACCTTCTGCCAGCAGTGTTCTGGAGCTGATCAACATCATCAACGGCATAGTGTTCCTCCCCCTCAG CCAAAAGGATCTCGACAGACTGCAACAGAGACAGCAGGTGCTAGGGAACCTTGCCGAGAAACAAGCGAAGGACATGCCGGCCATCAAGGAAGCTGGCGACCAGGAATCGTCTGCACCGAAAGTTCCAGAGGAGGACGACGCGAAAGCAACGTCTGACGTTGCAGATGCCGATGACGGGGCCGCAAGATAG